The candidate division KSB1 bacterium nucleotide sequence GTCCCGGGCAATATCCAACTTCATAACTTCTTGTTTGCTGTCGTACCCGAGCAGTTTTACAAAAGTTTTATTTACCATACGAAGCTTGCCCTCGGGAGTGCTTCTGTAAATTCCATCAGGGCTTTGCTCTACTAATTGTCGATAGCGCTCCCCGGAACCCTGCAAAGCCCGCGTTGGGTCTTCAACTTTCTTTGCCAGATCTGATTTCGCCTCTATTAGTTCCTGAGTTAATTTCTTATTTTTTTCAACAAGTTCATAGCGTTCAACTGCCTGGGATAAAGCAGGGCGCAGTTCTTTTAAGTTTAACGGTTTGTTCAAATACCGCCAAACTAATCCTGAATGGATCGCTTCGATGACCAAATTCAAATCTGCCAATTCTATAAACAAAATCTTTACTGAATCGGGTGAAATCTTTTGAGCCTTTGAAAAGAATTGCAGGCCGGTCATTTCGGGCATACTCTGCTCGCTCATAATGATCTGGATGTCCTCTTTCTTCAAGACATCCATGGCTTCGTGCCCATTTCTGGCTGTAAAAACAGTATATTGGGAAGAGAAAGCTTTGCGCAGGCTTTTTAAGCCGGTAGGTTCATCGTCGACAATTAGTAGGGCTCTGTTTGGCAATTCCTAACTCTGGTTTTATAAAAACAGACTCTCTAACGTATCGGCATAATTCCCTTTAGAAATAAATTCTTTAAATTGATTTTTTTAAATTAATTTTATATTATTGAGGGAGTTAAATCCTGTTCTGTAATTTAAAATTGATAATAGTAGAACAACTTATTTCGAGCCTCGAATCTCTGAATATTACCGGGCAGATCAACCGGCCTGTCAGCGGTATTTGTTTTGATTCGCAGGAAGTCAAGCCGGGGGAAGTATTTGCCGCAATTCAGGGACTGGAGTCAGATGGCTATGCTTATCAAAAGCAAGCGATTAAAGCGGCCGCGGCCGCCATCGTTTCTGATTCGGAGCAAGTGCAAAATTCCATCCCTTTTATTCAGGTAAAAAATGCCCGCACCGCTTTGGCTCGTTTGGCTGCGGAATTTTACAGATACCCGGATAAGAGCCTCAACGTGATTGCTGTGACCGGCACGAATGGCAAAACTACCACCGCTTATTTAATCAGATCGATTTTAGAAGCGGGGGGTCACTCCGGAGGGTTGCTGGGCACGATTGAATATTTTGTTGGCAATGAAAAATCCCAGCCGAGCGCACAATCCCGGAATCGTTAGATTACAATGATATAGCATGGGCTGAAAACGCAAGATTTATATTGAGTTGACGGATGGTCGTACGATAGGGTCCCCGGCAGACCGCTTTAAAATCTTAAAAGAAGCAACAGATGAACAGCTAAAAGAAGTTACTCTCAGATTAAATGGTTACGCATTGAGATGGGAATCTTTGGACGAAGATATTACCGTGCCGGGTATTGTCGCGGGTAACTTTCAGCTACCGCCAGAAGGATGGGCAAACACTTTAACACTCGAACACACTAACACTTTTTTAACGGAGGGAAGATGAACTTAGAAGGTACATTTGTCGCGCTGGTTACCCCTTTTAAAAACGGTAAAATCAACGAAGAGAAAATCCGCGAGTT carries:
- a CDS encoding DUF2442 domain-containing protein, which encodes MYIELTDGRTIGSPADRFKILKEATDEQLKEVTLRLNGYALRWESLDEDITVPGIVAGNFQLPPEGWANTLTLEHTNTFLTEGR